One Novosphingobium sp. G106 DNA segment encodes these proteins:
- a CDS encoding nuclear transport factor 2 family protein yields MTVRSPRELIEIYWERVYNNGEVELVREVCADPIVRHDPGAVTRLGHDEQIERVKRSVALKPHFTHRVVHADDRFVTSVWNMVSGDGRDIRLCGIEVFEAEDGRLTRCWNSSYEKGFWGEDGDEFDPAALGGTSAGYRTRGHHSQLAREGIGSGGRRHASTDRHGAGDNGHRPRHDERYAARANVLQRWSHNGAAIHDLQDRATRERHAERHQPVRARAECLRPVR; encoded by the coding sequence ATGACAGTCCGCTCACCCCGGGAGTTGATCGAAATCTACTGGGAACGGGTTTACAACAACGGCGAGGTTGAACTCGTCCGCGAGGTCTGTGCCGACCCGATCGTGCGACATGACCCGGGCGCCGTGACGAGGCTCGGCCATGACGAACAGATCGAGAGGGTGAAACGCTCGGTAGCGCTCAAGCCCCATTTTACCCACCGGGTCGTTCACGCTGATGATCGCTTCGTGACCTCGGTGTGGAATATGGTCAGCGGCGATGGCCGCGACATCAGGCTTTGCGGCATTGAGGTTTTCGAGGCGGAAGACGGCCGGCTCACTCGCTGCTGGAATTCCTCCTACGAAAAGGGTTTCTGGGGCGAGGATGGAGACGAATTCGATCCTGCTGCTCTGGGGGGAACCAGTGCTGGTTACAGGACCCGAGGGCATCACAGCCAACTGGCTCGAGAAGGCATTGGCAGCGGGGGGCGTCGTCACGCCTCAACGGATCGCCATGGAGCCGGAGATAACGGCCATCGGCCACGGCACGACGAGCGCTACGCTGCGCGTGCGAATGTCCTACAACGTTGGTCACATAACGGCGCCGCGATCCACGATTTGCAAGATCGGGCGACCCGCGAACGGCATGCTGAGCGCCACCAGCCCGTTCGAGCGCGAGCGGAATGCCTTCGGCCTGTTCGGTAA